tcccgataaggtagcaggctgaaatttttagggcAGTTCCGAACtagatgacaatgcaatttgtaTACTATAataacggctggaccgattttgatgaaatttgaattgagtgacatttaaaaacgtttttttttttcaatctctTTGTATCCTGAAATCCCGatttttaaagtgaaacttGTTTAGGCGTATGAgggtaaaattttatatttgtaacgtCACGTCGGTATGCAACGGACGTGTCGAAAAAGAGAGAGAGAGCGATCGAGACCGATTGAGAGAGAGTAAGACAGGGCGAACAAGCAAGTGAGAAAGATTGAGAGAAAAAGTGAGACAGAACGAATGTCGTATCACGCAGTGCTATGGAGAGGTGGGAGAGAGATTTAGTGAGAAAGATTCAACGAGAGAGAGAATATGGGATACCGAGAAATAATACACTTCATTATTCGTTTACTAGTTATTTATTAGAACTTTAGATGGCATTTCTGTCGCATAGCGTGATTTGCAGTAAACGCAGATTTTTCACCTATTTACAATATCATTAGCCCTTATACAGTGTATAAACAGTGagtgaattttataaataaactttgtgaATAaacttttgtgataaatttgtaAGTTGTCCTTTACCAAGCAATTATTCGAAGAAAGTTATATATCTGTTAtctttttgtttagtattttttttttatgctaaaTGGTTTGAAGGTTaggtagttttaatatttacaaaaaagaaacaaattaataaatataaattcctcACCTATCTTCCTTTTTTCATTCCTCTTAGTCTCggaaattaaaagttttagatttgtataaatataaacaagatttataaattagttcgccaaagaagtttcacttctgACAAGTGTATTTTGTACGcacgcattttttttataaatttgcgacaattttcaaattcaaactaaCTGCGCAACTAACTCCATAAagcgaaaataatattacaggAATTTAAAATCGGGATATAAACTGTCATCTTATATGTtaatctaggttataaactatctgtgtaccaaactTTAACCAAACCCGTGAAGTGGTATACTTGCATGAAAGAGTAATAGACATCCATCCatccaaacaaactttcacgttcATATTATTTATAGGAAGTAGAAAAGATATTTATAGAAGAAATGACGCTGCAAGACCAGAACTATAGGGTGGATACATTAACACTTTGTtttcaaactttatcaaaaagataaaataccGCTGGTCCTCTTTCGATCACTCTGGTCATTCATACTTAACCTCTTCCTTAATCATCCTAATTATTTGCAGTAACATCGCATTATCAATAATCTTCTGTAAATTCCGACAGACATAGCAACACTTTCTTGCATCTTGATCAGGCACTTCTCGCTACTTTTCAGTGCCGCTAGCGTAGTCTAGACTTTGATGACTTTGACTATCATTTTTGCAAGAAAGACTTGATCCTTACCTTTCACAACCAACGatgaaatacatgtttttttatcttttctattgagaaacaaataacaatacgCATTAAGTTTATTGAAGCGATGTTTTGTGTGGTATCCacatgtgtgtgtgtatttcgAAAAGTCAATTATTTAATATGGAAACAATTCCGTGAACTTTAGTTTCGTATCTACGCCGTCACTACTGTTATGTTCGATCTTAGTCTTCTTTTAAAACTTGGAAACGTTTCTATCCGTATGAGAAAAAACAGCGAGCCTTGTCTTTCACAACGAATTCTCgtactgaaaatgttttagtcCTCTGGAGCAACAGGGTTGAACAGAATTTCGTCTTAGTGCAAAAAAAtcctatattttaaaagaaaacttcgGAACATTTAGACTTTCTTCATGCGCTCTTTTCTTCTGTCCCAGCCGCtgcctactagctgttgcccgcgacttcgtccccgtgggtagaagatataagttatgatttatacctgccctatttttttcacattttcctttgtatcttcgctcctatgagtcgcagcgtaatggtttatagcctaaagccttcctcgatgaatggtctattcaacacaaaaagaatttttcaatttggaccagtagttcttgagattagcgcgttcaaaaaaacaaacaaacaaacaaactcttcagcttgtTACGCGCTGCCACATAAGGAGAATCGCCGACACAGCACCCAATAGTTATCGACGACATTATAGATTGCAAGATCAAAACATCACGCGACGCGGAAAACCGCCATGCTTACTATGCAGTTCATGACACGAtctttgttttcttaattaattaaaattattaaactaccAATCCATATTCATACTTCGAATAGGCATTTAGGCTAATTAGAATATAGttaattgtaaaagtatttttttatatttaattaaattaaatttaaggaTCATTTTTTTTCGCTCCTCCGATCGCAGCTAACGTAATTGGCGCAGTCCTAGTCGGTAGGATATTCGCGGGCCAGTTCGCGAGCTTAGGGATCTCTAATATCGATATCCTACGTACGCAAGTCACACAGGCGGCTATCAAGCCCCGTCACCGAATATCCGAATCTACGGTCCAGCTGAAGTTCCGGAGGAAGGATCCAGACATCGATTCACCAGAGAACCAGATGATGTATATTTAAGTACGCTTGGAATTACTCTAGTGTTGCTTCCTTTTGTTCCTAAGTTTtccttaattttctttgaagatTTTTCATCCGAAAAACCCAAAGTCTAGGGAGCCTACATCGCGTACGGCTCGCTAGAATATTATAGATATTAATAGAGATTTAGATAGCTGTAGTTCAGATAATAGTGCTAGAAAGGCGCAAGACGCAGATACAATTTATAAGATCCTTCTTATGGTCCCAGAATTTGACGGGAACCTTAATATATAAACAAGATTTATCTCAATTTGTGACCAGATTGTTGCTAAGTATATTACTACCATCCCCAGCAATGAATTAAATAACTCATGTTTATTAAACGGTatcctgaataaaataaaacgatccGCCGCTTGTACTATAAACTCGAACGGTATACCTTATAACTGGCAGGGCATAAGAACAGCACTGACTAATAATTTTTCTGATCAACGCTACGAAACAGCGCTGTACAAAGACCTCTCACTATCTACGCAGGGTAATAGAACTCCTCAGGAATTTTACGAACATTGCCAAACTTTATTTAGTACGATAGTCACATATGTAACATTACATGAACCGATTCAGACTACAATTGAAGCGAAACGCGCTTTGCATAAAAAAAGTTACTATGCAGGCTTTCGTTAAGGGCTTAAAGGAGCCATTAAGGTCCCGTATCCGCTCCATGCGACCGGACAGTATAGAGAAGGCTCTTGAATATGTTCAAGAGaaattaaatgtgatttatCTGCAGGAACGGAGTGATATTCAGAAACCATCTAGTAGCAACATGGTAGCCTGTATGCCTTCACGGCCCCAACACTTTTCAGGTCCTATTTCAAATTGGCCTTCTCCTGTAGGAATCAAACCCACTCAGCCACCACCTCAACCATTTAGAATTGGACCTAATATGAATCACCAATCGCAATATCGTATGCCTGACATACCGACGCGTACACAGCAAATATTCCGCGCTTTACCACAGTCTTATAACCCACGTAGTAACGTACATAAATTGCCACCTAGACATAATGCACCACAAAATCATGAACCTAAACCCATGAGTGGTGTGCAACATTTCACACCTAAGCCTATGTTACTTGATTGGCGTAAATCAGGCAATCCACCgccaaataattattttaaaactcgaGAAATTAACATGAATGAATGCACATTGTCTGACGAATCATATTAACCGACGGAGTATTATTACGAGCCCGAGTATTACAATGCTGACTTTAATTATTACGACTATGATTCATACACTCCATTAGAGTGCAACTATGAACCAATGCATAGTACAAATATCAATTTAGAGAGCGAGTTTCAATCACAACCTGTTCCTAGCCACTCTGACCAGGATTTTAAAATGGGACGCAATTTAAAAAAGccaaaatagaattaaatcttCAAATGCAGCGACAGTTGCCATACATATTAAAAGCAAATCCACAATTGAAACTATTAATTGATACTGGCGGCAAACCAGTCCTTTATTAGGCAGTGGAAAAATATTATCCACTTAATTATGACCCCTTCGAGGTTACCGAGGTTCGAGGCGACCAGTAGGAATGATTACTCCATAACTATACCGTGCTTCGAAGAATTCAATGATCCAGATAATATTAAGTTATTCGGATATCGTTTCCACGACTATTTCGACGATTTAATAGGTTTAGATTTGCTAAAAAGATTCGAgtcaaaaatagatttaaaggATAAAAGGTTAATAATGCGATCGTCATCTAATCCAATTCGTATGTATAATTCTTATAACGTAAATCTTTACGAAGACAATATGATACCCGCGCAATCCTCAAATTAGTTAAAATTCCTATAGACGCCCCAGACGGTGCAGCCTTTGTTAGCGAACAGACTATATGCAATTGTGTTATTCGCGAATGcattactaaaataaagaataatcgAGGATATTTAGAAATAGAGAATCCGACTTGTAATGACACTATAATATCGCTAGACCGACGCGCGAGCGcaagtttgtttaatattgaatCTGCGTATAACTTTGAACATTATAGTAATAGCCGAATTAAAGACGTTGTATCACGATTACGTACGGATCACTTAAACGAAGAGGAGAAAGCTAACCTTATAGCCCTCTGTTCTAAATATAGTGACGTATTTTACCTGGAAGGCGAAGCGTTAACATTTACCAACCAAATTAAACACCGAATAAAAACTACAGATGAAGTGCCTGTCTATACTAAGAGCTATCGTTACCCTTTCATTCATCACCAAGAAGTTCGTGACCAAGTATCGAAAATGTTAGACCAGGGTATAATAAGACCATCAGATTCTGCGTGGAGCTCACCTATTTGGGTAGTCCCTAAGAAGATAGACGCTTCGGGTAAACAAAAGTGGTGCTTAGTAGTCGATTTTAGGAAGCTTAACGAGAAAACAGTTAACGACAAGTACCCTATCCCCAATATTAACTAACGATGTTTTAGATAAGTTAGGTCGTTGCTAGTACCTTACCACATTGGATCTGGGTAGCGGCTTCTATCAGGTAGAAATGGACCCTCTAGATATTCAAAAAACAGCATTTAATGTGAGCACGGCCATTTTGAGTTCCTTGGAATGCCCATGGAACTTAAGAATTCCCCTTCTACGTTTCAAAGAGTGATGGACAATGTCCTAAAAGGCCTCCAGAACGAGATCTGCCTCGTTTATTCTTAAATGAAACAACCGAGTGCGTTGGAAAAGACAGACTGACATGTATTTGTTTCATAGACAATTGCATAGATACAGTTAACATAAACTACACTAGATGTCGCTACGGTACACATTTTGATATACGATCAATACCCCCACtatatcaaaatgaaataacaatttttacttttgtcGAACTCCCAACAATTCTagaaatttataatgttttacagAATTTAAAGACTTTGTGAGTATGTCAGCTGGCATTAGATCTGTCTGAAGatactcaattttaattatattatttttaatacattctcTACCAAAGTGGAATCTTATGTCTATGTGCTTTGTTCTATTGTGAAATACAGGATTATATAACAACTTGTGTGCACTCTggttatcattaaaaattacaataggtTGCATTAGACCTATGAATTCATTTTGCAATTCCTAAGGTAAATTGCCTCCTTACACATTCAGATATGCCAACATACTCTGCTTCGGTACTAGATAAAGTTACATTCTTTTGCTTTTTACTTCCCCAAGATATCAAACCACTAGATAGAGTAAAACAATAGCCTGTATAGGATCTCCTATCTGTGATATCACTACCCCAATCTGCATCCACATAGCCCAATATCTTGTTGTCATCTGTGCCATTATACTTAATACAATAATCTTTAGTTCCCTTTAGGTATCTCAGTATACGTTTAGCATGAGCCCAGTGCTCTTTATTGTAACAATTGTTGAACTGACTTTAGTACACAACAGGATAAGCTATATCGGGTCGGGTAAGTATGGCAAGATATATTAAACATCCAATTAGTTGCTGATAAGGCAAACTTTTATCACAACTtaaatcttttgttaattttaatccaCACTCCATTGGTGTATCTACTGGTTTACAGTCAACcatattaaatttttgtaacaacTGCTCAATATAATCACATTGATCTTAAGTTAAAATCTTATTACATTTATCATAATGAACTGACATACCAAGACACTGTCTAATTTGACCCAggtctttaattttaaactgagattccaaaatatactttaaattattcgttTCATCACTACTatttgaaaacacaaaaaaaacatctacgTATAATGCAATTATGGTCATACTTCTACCATCCTTTTTAGTATACAAACAAGATTCACATTTCGACTTTGAATAACCATTTTCAGTTAAGCACATATCTACTTTATTATACCACATTCTTGATGATTGCTTCAATCCATAAATAgcctttttcaatttcaaaacttTTTCTGAATCTGGGCAGTTAAACCCTTCAGGcatttgcatttaaatattttcatttaaatcaccATTCAAGAATGCAGTACACACATCTAAATGTGTTATGTCAAGTCCAAGTTTTACAGAAATAGCAAGCAATAATCTGAGAGAACTGTATCTTACTACAGGCGAGAAAGTCTCAACATAGTCAATACCAGGTTGCTGGGTAAACCCTTTAGCCACTAACCTTGCACGGTAACGGACTTTACCACTACACTCAAGCTTTTTCTTAAGTACCCACTTACACTGCACAATAGTAGAGTTATCAGGAACATTGACTACCTCCCAGGCACCACTTTGTTCGAAGCACTCCAGCTCCTCCTGTACTGCCTGCAGCCACTGGTCTCTCTCAGGCCCTTTCAGTGCTTGCTTGAGTGTGAGACCTGTTCCACTATCCATTTCTGTGTAGCAGAGACCACCAAAACCAAATCTGTCTGGTGCACGACGTTCTCTGACAGGTCTATCAGGCTTATAACTACTACTGCGTGTGTCTACACAATCTTCATAATCACTTGGTACATAATCTGAAAACTCTGTAGATGTATCCTCCTTTGCTTCTTCTGTCAATGTACAATCTGAGTCCCCCACTGAATCCTGCAGAATCTGGGTGTCTCCTGATGTTTTATCCATCTCAGACTCATTTTTGTTCTCTTCAGACGTAATATCCATCATAACCAACTGTTTCTCCATGATAATTACATCTCTACTTGTGAAAATTCTTTTCTCTTTTGGATCATACAATCTGTAGCCTTTAATATTATCAGGATATCCAAGTAGTATACATTCAATGGACTTTCTGTCCCATTTGGACCTTTTCTCTTTGTTGACATGGACCATGATAGGAGATCCAAAAATCCTTACGTTGCTCAGATCTGGCTTAACACCTGTCCATAATTCATATGGTGTTTTGCCATCTAAAACTGAAGAAACAATCCGATTATGTAAGTATACAGCCGTATTGCAAGCCTCCGCCCAGAACTTCTTGTCCAGATCAGCGTCATAAAGCATGCACTTAGCCTTTTCAATAACCGTTCTATTCATTCTTTCACATAATCCGTTTTGTTGAGGTGTATAAGGGTTGGATTTTTGGTGCACTATTCCGAATTTCTTCAAGTAATCATCAAACGCTGTATTACAAAATTCCTTCCCGTTGTCAGTTCTGAAGGTTTTCACTTTTCTATTAGTTTGGTTTTCTGCCAATGCCTTGAATTCCTTAAAGTATTTCAACGCTTCATTCTTATGTTTTAGAAAGTAAATGAAGGTCATCCGGCTGAAGTCATCGACAAACAATAGAAAGTAGGATGCGCCTCCCAGTGAAGTTGCCTCCGTTGGCCCACAAAGGTCACTATGTACGACATTTAGCAATTCTGTACTCCTTGTGTCACTACTTGTAAAAGGTAATCTACACTGCTTACCTTCACAGCATATCTTACAGGTTGATTTACTTATGGTGAAATTCTCATCATAACTCATTCCCTCAATTGTATTTTTGGTTTTCCTTAAACTATCACTGTACAGGTGGCCTAATCTGCGATGCCAAGTAAGATCCGAAGTAGTCACTGCAGCAACCAAACATTCTTTTAGATTCAGTTTATAAACACCATTTGTCAATGAAGCAGTAGCAACCAGTTCACGTTTTCTATTGTAAATATGACAACTGTGTCCGTAAAATGCACCTTGTTGCCATTTTGAATCAATCTGCTTACTGATATAAGGTTTGTTGTCAAGTTTGGTACACAGTAACATcttcaatgtttatttcaaattcacTGCCTTCAACTGAGGTTACAATCTTAACATCGCCAGCACACGTAACGCAAACAGTTTCTTGATTTGCAACCATTATTTCTTGTTGAACTTTCCGATATCTACTAGTGATCCAATCTACATTGGCAGTTAAATGCACACTAGCACCGGAATCAATATACCAGTCAGTTTTGTTGAAACTGCCGCTTAAGAATACAGCTGAGAACGCATTAGTCTGCTTACGGTCTGCATTTTTGTTGAACTTGGGATTATTCTGGCACTGTGATCGATAATATCCAGTTTGTTTACATCGATAACATCTGACACTGACAGTTTTCGAATTGACGTTTTCATTTTGGTATTTGACGCCATCTTTGCCAGTACTGCCACTCATAGACGCACTTGATATCGACTTGTTCTGTTGGTATTTCCTTGACACTGCGAGCGCGCCATCCACATTGTCTATACTTCCGGTTTCCATGTCTAGAAGCTTGCTTTTAATGGCGTCCGTTGTTACTTGAATGCCCGAAGGCTCTATCGCCATAATCATGGGAGAGAACTTCTCTGGTAATCCAGCTAGTAGCAGCGAACCAATCCATTCGTCATTTATTGCAAATCCTGTTCCACATAGTTTCTGACCCGTCTCTATTATTTGCGTTACATAGGAGGTCATGGAACTGCAATTCTCCAATCGAATAGATATCAAATTTCGTAAAAGACTGATCCTTCTAGTAAACCCAGAATCATCGAAGAGCGACTTGAGTTTTTCCCACAGCTCCTTTGTAGTTTTAACGGTCTTGATATGAACATATAACGATGAGTCTATAGTGAGTACAAGCTTCGCCTTTGTCTTCGCGTCGTCTGCAGCTGATACAACAACTTCTGTACCACTTTCATCTCGTTCGGTCCTGATACACTTCATCATCCCTTCgagtattaaaaagttttctgcTGCGAACACCCATTCGTCATAGTTCTCACGACCACGCAACTTCGGCACGTTTATAATGTAATTGGCCGCCATTACGACAAAGCGAACGAAACGAGCACCGGCACCCACGTAGCACAATACACTTACAGTACAGTTTTTACGCGGAAACTGGCCGAACCAATTTGGAAATATCGATAAACGATCGAACTGTAACAAATTACTTTCACCAATTGGCCGCTCAGAATTAAAGTCTGGGCACATTACCTCTTAAATGAAACAACCGAGTGCGTTGGAAAAGACAGACTGACATGTATTTGTTTCATAGACAATTGCATAGATACAGTTAACATAAACTACACTAGATGTCGCTACGGTACACATTTTGATATACGATCAATATTTATCTTGATGACATCATTATTATCTCAACATCATTGGCTGAACACATAGTTAACCTCGAAAAAGTGTTTCAGAGATTTCGAGAGTCCAATTTTTAAGATCCAAATGGACAAATCCGAGTTCCTTAAGTTAGAAACCGCGTATCTCGGACATATAAAAACTAGAGAAGGTATAAAACCAAATCCCGACAAGATTAGTGCAGTAGAAAAGTACTCCATACCAAAAACCCCTAAAGATATCAAGCGATTCCTAGGACTCGTAGGATACTATCGTAAATTTATTCCAGACTttgctaaaataacaaaacctctCACTGAGTGTCTAAAGAAGGGTaggaaaaatagttttagattCCGAATATGTCCAAAgctttgaaaaatttaaaacactacTAACAAACGATCCCATTTTACAATATCccgattttaataaagaatttgtGCTAACAACCGATGCTTCCAATGTAGCCATTGGAGCCGTATTATCCCAAGTACAGTAGGATCCGACAAACCCGTGTGTTACGCGTCTCGAACCTTGAATGAAAGTGAACTCAACTACAGTACCATAGAAAAGGAGCTTCTCGCAATCGTATGGGCCACCAAGTATTTTAGACCATACTTGTTTGGTCTTAAATTCAAGGTAATATCTGACCATAGAACTTTACAGTGGATGATGAATATCAAAGAGCCAAATTCACGATTAACGAGATAGAGATTAAAGCTTAGCGAATATGATTTTGACGTAATATATAAGAAGGGTAAAAATAACACTAACGCAGACGCCTTGTCTCGAATCGAAAGTCATAATGAAGAGACTAATTCGTTGATACAGGATATCTTCTCCATAATGCCAAGTCCTACGGAGACCCAACCTTCTGCACATTCATCTATTGCAACTGTACATACTAGCCTAGAACACCCCATATTAGAAGTACCGATCACAGATGAACCCCTTAATAAGTTCCACCGTCAGATATGTTTTACGGTAGTAGAGGATGTTAAGCGTAAACTGGCTGTATCGAAGCCATTAGAAACTCATACGCGAATAGCTATTCAGATATCCGCATCTAATTTAGAAAATGACATAATTTACCGCCGTCAAGGAATTTGTGAACCCAAAAGTCAAAAcagctattttaataaattcaccCCTTGCTATGTACTCAATCATACCAGTAATACAAGGAAATTTCAAAAGTTCATCCATGAACCTTGTATTAGCTAAAACCGAACTGGGAAAACGTCAAGGAATATCTCCACCAACAAGAACTAATTCAGCACTACCATGATGGCAAAACAAACCATCGCGGAATTACCGAATGTTACTTAGCTTTATCTAGAAAATATTACTGGCCAAAAATGAAGGACAGCATTACTAAATTTACAAATGAATGCATAATTTGCGGGCATGCTAAGCACGACAGGAGACTTATTAAACCCCAGTTTAATATAGTACCTCTGCCACAAAACCATTCGAGATACATAGTTCGTATGGATTTATTCACGGTtcacaatgaaaaaatatattgccttCATAGATGTTCTTACTAAATACGAACAGGTATATCACCTCAGAGATAGCACTGGAATAAGCATACTTCAATCCCCTCCTAAAATTCTGTACCCATCACGGAGTCCCCATAACCTTAGTAACTGACAATGGCACCGAGTTCACCAATCAACTCTTCTCTGAATTTACGCGTCTCCATAAGATAAATCACCATAGAATCTTACCGCATTCACCAAATGATAATAGTAATATTGAACGTTTTTACTCAACCATCCTTGAGCATAGGTATTAGAATTTTAAAGTAACAGCAGATACAGATTTTACAAAATGCAGACCATTCGATTCATTAACAGGACATTTTGATCCCAGAGACATTTTAGACTTAGATCTTACACAACAATTATTACAACAGTACGTTCAAAAGCATAGAGACCAAATGAGCAAAGTTTATCAAATCATTAATGATTCATCCTTAGAAAATAGATCCTCATTGATAGAGAGTAGAAATAAAACCCGTGAGCCCGGAATAGAGTATGTCCCGCAGCAGCAAGTATTCATTAAGAATCCGTCTGCTAGTCGTCAGAAAAGTGCTCCACGGTATACCCAAGATATTGTTCTAGCTGATCTGCCAATTCATATCTACACGTCTAAGAAACGTGGACCTGTTGCCAAGGCAAGATTAAAAAGGGGCCCTAAGATCCCTAACTTGTTGTAGGATTCTACTTTTATGATCGTTCACGGGACGCGGCCAAAGAAGATAAAACTTGAAGGTTTGGCCGATGGACCAGGCTTATTACCGTAAAAACTTGGACCAACAAGAATGATCACGCACCACCATACTTTCCTTCAGTATGTAAACCTGAAGAATATCGAGGACCAAGTTACAATCTTACAAAACCAACTTTTGAACTATCGTAGCCAACTTAGTAATGATACATATGCATTATTCGAGTTCCAGATCAATTATCTTACTGTAAAGATGGGCAAAATAGagaatcaattaaaatctttaGAAACTGATCGAGCTAGAAGTTACTTTTAAACAGTACATATATGACAGGTTACTTGATCCATTACGTAAAGTTCGGACAATTACTAAgtgctagctgttgcccgcgacttcgtccccgt
This DNA window, taken from Trichoplusia ni isolate ovarian cell line Hi5 unplaced genomic scaffold, tn1 tig00002166, whole genome shotgun sequence, encodes the following:
- the LOC113507465 gene encoding uncharacterized protein LOC113507465, which encodes MAANYIINVPKLRGRENYDEWVFAAENFLILEGMMKCIRTERDESGTEVVVSAADDAKTKAKLVLTIDSSLYVHIKTVKTTKELWEKLKSLFDDSGFTRRISLLRNLISIRLENCSSMTSYVTQIIETGQKLCGTGFAINDEWIGSLLLAGLPEKFSPMIMAIEPSGIQVTTDAIKSKLLDMETGSIDNVDGALAVSRKYQQNKSISSASMSGSTGKDGVKYQNENVNSKTVSVRCYRCKQTGYYRSQCQNNPKFNKNADRKQTNAFSAVFLSGSFNKTDWYIDSGASVHLTANVDWITSRYRKVQQEIMVANQETVCVTCAGDVKIVTSVEGSEFEINIEDVTVYQT